From Mucilaginibacter rubeus, a single genomic window includes:
- a CDS encoding glycosyltransferase family 2 protein — protein sequence MELTSSTLITALILTKNEEPNLKRVLDRLTWLQRVVILDSFSTDATLDIANSYPNVEVFQRKFDTHGNQWNYGLSLLKSKWALTLDADYVLTPEFIQETQNIIANPQNEAYETTFRFLVFGKKLSGDNTTPRPVLFDINKCIYYDDGHTQRLKINGSTGMYKSYILHDDRKSLSRWLSNQDGYAIKESKKLVNEPTSEMPISGKIRKTKVLAPFLVFFHCLFVKRLIFNGWAGWHYTLQRTMVEILLAIRLIEDEKLAEKPESVPTLSIVPDDLKSNLVK from the coding sequence ATGGAATTGACCTCATCAACCTTAATTACCGCATTAATTTTAACTAAAAACGAAGAACCTAATCTCAAGCGGGTTCTCGACAGGTTAACCTGGCTTCAACGGGTTGTTATTCTGGATAGTTTTAGTACTGATGCTACATTAGACATTGCTAATTCCTATCCCAACGTTGAAGTTTTTCAACGCAAATTTGATACACATGGCAACCAGTGGAATTACGGGCTTTCATTACTTAAAAGCAAATGGGCGTTAACACTTGATGCCGATTACGTACTTACGCCGGAGTTTATACAGGAAACCCAAAACATTATCGCCAATCCGCAAAATGAAGCCTACGAGACCACGTTCAGGTTTTTAGTTTTTGGAAAGAAGCTTTCCGGCGATAATACAACGCCCCGCCCTGTTTTATTTGACATTAATAAATGTATTTATTACGATGATGGGCATACCCAGCGTTTAAAAATTAACGGGTCTACTGGTATGTACAAATCGTATATCTTACATGACGACAGAAAATCGCTGTCGCGCTGGTTAAGTAACCAGGATGGCTATGCTATTAAAGAAAGTAAAAAACTGGTTAATGAACCGACGTCAGAAATGCCTATAAGCGGCAAAATCCGTAAAACAAAGGTGTTAGCCCCGTTTTTGGTTTTCTTTCATTGCCTGTTTGTTAAAAGGCTGATCTTTAACGGCTGGGCTGGCTGGCACTATACGCTTCAGCGAACCATGGTTGAGATATTGCTCGCTATCCGATTGATTGAAGATGAAAAGCTTGCCGAAAAGCCCGAGTCCGTGCCAACTTTGAGTATCGTTCCGGACGATTTAAAATCCAACTTGGTTAAATAA
- a CDS encoding UDP-glucose dehydrogenase family protein, with protein MKIAVIGTGYVGLVTGTCLAETGNEVTCVDIVEEKVNKMRNGEMPIYEPGLDILFLRNIKQERLTFTTDLAEAIAPAKVIFLALPTPPGADGAADLSYVLGAAKDIAKLITEYKVIVTKSTVPVGTADKVTAVMKANTDVPFAVVSNPEFLREGVAVEDFMKPDRVVIGTRDEKARQVMGDLYAPYVRQGNPILYMDERSSELTKYAANSFLATKITFMNEIANMCELVGADVDMVRKGVGADARIGKRFLFPGVGYGGSCFPKDVQALSKAAEENKYDFKILNSVMEVNETQKKRLVVKMREYYGEGGLKGKHFALWGLAFKPETDDIREAPALYIIDELLAAGATVTAYDPEGMPNVKKLLGDKIGYATNRYNALEEADALLIVTEWPVFRTPDFDFMKEKLKSPVIFDGRNLYDLDRMKDHGFYYNSIGRKTVAI; from the coding sequence ATGAAGATAGCAGTAATTGGTACTGGCTATGTTGGTTTGGTAACGGGAACCTGTTTGGCCGAAACAGGGAATGAAGTAACCTGTGTAGATATAGTAGAAGAAAAAGTAAACAAGATGCGCAATGGCGAGATGCCGATCTATGAGCCGGGTCTTGATATTTTATTTTTACGGAACATTAAACAGGAGCGGTTAACCTTTACCACCGATCTGGCCGAAGCGATAGCACCGGCAAAGGTGATCTTTTTAGCCTTGCCAACGCCACCGGGGGCCGATGGTGCGGCAGATTTGAGCTATGTACTTGGCGCGGCTAAGGATATCGCCAAACTGATCACCGAGTATAAAGTGATCGTGACCAAATCAACCGTACCGGTAGGCACGGCAGATAAAGTGACCGCGGTAATGAAAGCCAATACAGATGTACCATTCGCGGTAGTATCCAACCCTGAGTTTTTACGCGAAGGTGTAGCGGTAGAAGATTTCATGAAACCGGACAGGGTAGTAATAGGTACCAGGGATGAAAAAGCCCGCCAGGTGATGGGTGATTTGTATGCCCCATATGTACGCCAGGGTAACCCGATCCTGTACATGGACGAGCGCTCATCGGAGCTGACCAAATACGCCGCCAACTCGTTTTTAGCTACCAAGATCACGTTCATGAACGAGATTGCCAATATGTGCGAGCTGGTAGGAGCAGATGTAGACATGGTGCGTAAAGGCGTAGGTGCCGATGCCCGTATCGGCAAACGTTTCCTGTTTCCGGGTGTAGGTTACGGCGGCAGCTGCTTCCCTAAAGACGTGCAGGCCCTGTCAAAAGCAGCCGAAGAAAATAAATACGACTTCAAGATCCTGAACTCGGTGATGGAAGTGAACGAAACGCAGAAGAAACGCCTGGTGGTAAAAATGCGTGAATATTATGGCGAAGGCGGCCTGAAAGGCAAACACTTCGCGCTGTGGGGCTTAGCTTTCAAACCGGAAACCGACGATATCCGCGAAGCACCGGCCTTGTATATCATTGATGAGCTTTTAGCAGCAGGAGCTACAGTAACCGCTTATGACCCTGAAGGTATGCCAAACGTAAAAAAACTGCTTGGCGATAAGATAGGTTATGCTACCAACCGTTATAACGCGCTGGAAGAAGCAGACGCGCTGCTGATCGTGACCGAATGGCCGGTATTCCGTACCCCGGATTTTGACTTCATGAAAGAAAAGCTGAAATCGCCGGTGATCTTTGACGGACGTAACCTGTATGACCTGGACAGGATGAAAGACCATGGATTTTATTATAACAGCATAGGCCGTAAAACAGTAGCAATATGA
- a CDS encoding XrtY-associated glycosyltransferase XYAG1, translated as MKILHIIPAYKPAYGYGGPTESVSRLCEGLAANGHDVDVYTTTANGKTELDVTPGAVTNVEGVNVTYFKRITGDHTHVSPTLWRMLFKTANHYDVIHIHSWWSILSVVAARIALFSKTKVILAPRGMLSEYVFETGNSGYKKLIHKFGGRRILKKCVLHATAQSEYVECRKLIPGWEGFVLPNILSLPDIEIKEIDNECFTVIFMSRIHHKKGLEKLFAAISQLSFDLKLVIAGDGDETYVQQLKQLADELKIVSKIEWLGWVNRQEKFERLNQSDLFILTSLNENFANVVVESLHMGTAVLISENVGLSDFVSENNLGWICTLDTDSTIEKLNEAYLGKQKLDYIRKHGREIIRTTFHEQVLIAKYYEEYLK; from the coding sequence ATGAAGATACTGCACATTATACCTGCTTATAAACCTGCTTACGGATACGGAGGTCCAACGGAATCTGTATCGCGCTTGTGCGAAGGGTTAGCGGCTAACGGGCATGATGTTGATGTTTATACCACCACTGCCAATGGCAAAACAGAACTGGATGTAACGCCCGGTGCCGTGACAAATGTAGAGGGGGTTAACGTAACTTACTTTAAACGCATTACCGGCGATCATACGCATGTAAGCCCTACCTTATGGCGCATGCTTTTCAAAACGGCTAATCATTATGATGTGATCCATATCCATTCATGGTGGAGTATTTTAAGTGTGGTAGCTGCACGGATTGCCTTATTCAGTAAAACCAAAGTGATCCTTGCGCCCCGCGGTATGTTGAGTGAGTACGTATTTGAAACCGGAAACAGTGGTTATAAAAAATTGATCCATAAGTTTGGCGGGCGCAGAATTTTGAAGAAATGCGTATTGCACGCTACCGCCCAGTCCGAATATGTTGAATGCCGGAAATTGATCCCCGGGTGGGAAGGTTTTGTTTTACCCAATATTTTATCGTTACCCGATATTGAGATAAAGGAAATAGATAATGAGTGCTTCACGGTTATTTTTATGTCGCGCATTCACCATAAAAAAGGACTTGAAAAATTGTTTGCAGCCATAAGTCAACTTTCGTTTGACCTGAAACTGGTTATTGCCGGCGATGGTGACGAAACCTACGTTCAACAACTGAAACAACTTGCTGATGAGCTGAAGATAGTTTCAAAAATTGAATGGTTAGGCTGGGTAAACAGGCAGGAGAAATTTGAACGCCTCAACCAGTCGGACTTGTTTATTCTGACATCCTTAAATGAAAACTTCGCTAACGTCGTAGTCGAGTCTTTACACATGGGTACTGCCGTTTTGATCTCCGAAAATGTAGGTCTTTCTGATTTTGTTAGCGAGAACAACCTCGGTTGGATTTGCACATTAGATACCGACAGCACTATAGAAAAATTAAACGAAGCATACCTTGGGAAACAAAAATTAGATTATATCCGCAAACATGGCCGCGAAATTATCAGGACAACATTTCATGAGCAGGTATTGATTGCGAAGTACTACGAGGAGTATTTAAAATAG
- a CDS encoding NDP-sugar synthase: MKPTLLILAAGMASRYGSMKQIDGFGPNGETIIDYSIYDAIKAGFGKVCFIIREEFADNFKAIFEPKLQGLIETEYVFQSYDLTPFGIDKTIERAKPWGTAHAVLAARDAVKEPFCVINADDYYGYDAFEKMVEFLTTEVAEDQYSLIGYQINNTLSENGSVSRGVCKVDENGNMVQINERAEVYFKEDGGIAYKDETGEHDLPADTRVSMNFWGFTPAVFEQSKPMFTRFVQANEDKPKAEFYIPLVADELIKTGAASFKVIPTKSKWFGVTYVNDKDIVKESISKLVESGTYPLNLWNDVLVK, translated from the coding sequence ATGAAACCAACCTTACTCATTCTGGCGGCAGGTATGGCCAGCCGTTACGGCAGCATGAAACAAATTGACGGTTTTGGCCCTAACGGCGAAACCATTATTGATTATTCTATTTACGACGCGATTAAAGCGGGCTTTGGAAAAGTATGCTTCATCATCCGCGAAGAATTTGCCGATAATTTTAAAGCCATATTTGAACCTAAGTTACAGGGGCTTATTGAAACCGAATATGTTTTTCAAAGCTATGACCTAACGCCATTCGGTATCGATAAAACTATTGAGCGTGCAAAACCATGGGGTACTGCTCATGCTGTTTTGGCAGCACGTGACGCGGTAAAAGAGCCATTTTGCGTAATTAATGCCGATGACTATTACGGCTATGATGCTTTTGAAAAAATGGTTGAGTTTTTAACTACTGAGGTTGCAGAAGATCAATATTCATTGATCGGATACCAGATCAACAATACCCTCTCTGAAAATGGTTCGGTATCTCGCGGGGTATGTAAGGTAGATGAAAACGGTAACATGGTACAGATAAATGAGCGTGCCGAAGTTTATTTTAAAGAGGATGGCGGCATAGCCTACAAAGATGAGACCGGCGAACACGATTTACCGGCTGATACACGAGTGTCGATGAATTTCTGGGGTTTTACACCGGCTGTGTTTGAGCAAAGCAAGCCAATGTTCACCAGGTTTGTGCAGGCCAATGAGGATAAGCCTAAAGCCGAATTTTATATTCCGCTGGTTGCTGATGAGTTGATTAAAACGGGAGCTGCAAGCTTTAAAGTTATCCCAACTAAATCAAAATGGTTTGGTGTTACTTATGTAAATGATAAGGACATTGTTAAGGAGAGCATTTCAAAGCTGGTTGAAAGCGGAACCTATCCGTTGAACCTCTGGAATGATGTTTTAGTAAAGTAA